GCATGCTCTATAACTTAGCGCTACAGGGTAAGGCACCGGCCTGCTTTGGCAAACTGAGCAAAAACCGCGTGCCCCTCAACGGCATTTTGGTGTCTTTTTGCTTCTTGTTTATCGGTGTCATTTTGAACTACTTGGTTCCGGCGCAGGTATTTGTCTATGTAACCAGTGTGGCTACGTCCGGTGCGCTTTGGGTGTGGGCGGTTATTGTGATTGCGCAGATGCGTTTTCGTCAGAGTCTGACGTCGGCACAGGTGGCGCAGCTGAAATATCCCTCCTTGTTGTATCCGGTGAGCAACTGGGCCACCTTGGTGTTTCTGGTCTTTGTGGTAATTGTCATGGCCTTTGACCCGGATACGCGCGTTGCGCTCTATGTAGCGCCGGCCTGGTTTGGGTTGCTTTTGGCCTGTTATTACGCTTTTGGCCTGCATAAGACGTCGGAAAAGCCGATGGCCCGTGCGGCGGGCGGTAGGAATTAAGGTTTGAATTAGAAATAAAGAGTCAAAAGGCGGCAGAGAGAATATTTCTTTCTGCCGCCTTTTGACTGTTCGTGCATTTTCGGCGGAAAGATTTGACAAAGGGAATTGTTCAGCTGTGTCGAAAAGCATACGGTAAGATAGATAATACTTTGGAGGCAAGCATGGGGCAAAAACAGTTGTTGCAAGAAGCTCTGTCTTGTAAAGGTAGACTGGCCTTGTTGGGAACATCTAGTTTAGCCGGAGCTGTTTTGGCGGTTGCTCAAGCGGCTCTTTTAGCAGCTCTCTTGGATGGCGTTTTTCTACAAGGAAGCAGTACGGAAGAATTATATGGACAGTGGCTTCTTTTGGGTGGCGTTTTGTTGGCGCGAGTGTTGGCGTTTTGGGGTGGTGAAGCCTGTGGCGCCTATTTGGCGGCGGCAATAAAGACTTCCTTGCGGCGGCGACTGGCAGAGCAGCTTTTAGCTATGGGACCGGTGCGCGGGGCTAGCGAAGCTACGGGCGAATTGTTATCTGTTTTAGGAGACGGAGTGGAACAGTTAGAGGCTTACTTTGTTCGTTACTTGCCCAGCTTGTTTGCGGCGGCAGCTGTGCCGCTGCTGATTCTAGCAATTATTGCGCCGCGGGACTGGCCGTCGGCGCTTTTGATGTTGGTGACGGCGCCGCTTATACCTGTTTTCATGACGCTCATTGGTCGTATGGCACAATGGCGTACCCGTAAACAGTGGGATCGCTTGCAGCGGCTTGGGGCGCATTTTTATGACATGCTCCAGGGAATGTTGACGTTGAAGCTCTTTGGTCGGAGCAAACAGACCGTGAAAAGCGTTGCTTCGGCCAGTGAAGATTTTCGCGAGGCAACGTTGGATGTGCTGAAAGTGGCATTTCTTTCAGCGTTGGTGTTAGAATTGCTGGCGACGATCAGTACAGCCTTGATTGCGGTGGCGGTGGGCTTGCGTCTGCTCTATGGAACCATGGTGTTTTACGATGCTATGTTTGTGCTCCTTTTAGCGCCGGAGTTTTATCAGCCTTTGCGTCAGCTGGGAGCGCATTTTCATGCGGCTTTAGCGGGGAAGGCAGCTGCAGAGCGCATCTATTCATTACTGACCGTGGAAGGAACTCTGCGCCAGGAACCGGAAGCTTGGCGTTTGAGTGGGCCTGTAGCGGTGTCGTTTGCGGATGTATCGTTTGCTTATGAAGGCGGCGCGGAGGTGCTAAGACATTTTTCGCTGCAACTGCAGCCAGGGAAAACAACTGCATTGGTGGGAAGCAGCGGCGCTGGTAAGAGCACGGTTATGTCTTTACTCTTAGGCATGATGGAACCCGTAGCTGGCTGCATTCGCATTAATGGGCGCCTCTTGAGTGCGGCAGGAACCGATGCTTGGCTGCGGCATGTGGCGTATGTGCCGCAGCAGCCATACTTGTTTCAGGCCAGTTTGTGTGAGAATATTCGTATGGCCAAACCAGAGGCGACGCCGGAAGAAGTAGAAGCGGCGTTTGCTTTGGCTGGCGGAGCGTCGCTAGCGGCTATCTTACCATGTGGCTATGAGACTCTCTTAGGGTCGGGTGGCGTGGAATTGTCCGGCGGCGAAAAGCGCCGCGTAGCGCTTGCGCGTGCTTTTTTGGCAGATGCGCCAGTGCTGCTTTGTGATGAAGCGACAAGTGGTTTAGACCCGGAAAGTGAAGCCGCCTTACAGCAGGCTTTTGAGCGGTTGTGCCAGGGGCGGACGGTATTGGTTATTGCTCATCGCTTAGGTACCGTGCGGCGCGCAGATCAAATTGCTGTTTTGGAAAATGGCCGGATTATTGAGGCGGGAAATCATAAAGAATTACTGGTACAGCAAGGGGCGTATGCGGCGTTGTTGTCAGCGGCAAGGGGGATAAGCGTATGAAGCCACTGTGGATGTTGCTGCGCTGCTTACCAAAGCCTTGGTGGAGTATGCTCCTAGCGTTGCTGTTGGCTTGGCTGACTGGAGCGGCAGGACAGGGACTCTTGGCTGCATCGGCTTGGTTGATTGCGACGGCGGCGCTGCATCCTTCGATTACGGTTTTATCATTGGCTATTGTTG
This genomic window from uncultured Anaeromusa sp. contains:
- the cydD gene encoding thiol reductant ABC exporter subunit CydD; translated protein: MGQKQLLQEALSCKGRLALLGTSSLAGAVLAVAQAALLAALLDGVFLQGSSTEELYGQWLLLGGVLLARVLAFWGGEACGAYLAAAIKTSLRRRLAEQLLAMGPVRGASEATGELLSVLGDGVEQLEAYFVRYLPSLFAAAAVPLLILAIIAPRDWPSALLMLVTAPLIPVFMTLIGRMAQWRTRKQWDRLQRLGAHFYDMLQGMLTLKLFGRSKQTVKSVASASEDFREATLDVLKVAFLSALVLELLATISTALIAVAVGLRLLYGTMVFYDAMFVLLLAPEFYQPLRQLGAHFHAALAGKAAAERIYSLLTVEGTLRQEPEAWRLSGPVAVSFADVSFAYEGGAEVLRHFSLQLQPGKTTALVGSSGAGKSTVMSLLLGMMEPVAGCIRINGRLLSAAGTDAWLRHVAYVPQQPYLFQASLCENIRMAKPEATPEEVEAAFALAGGASLAAILPCGYETLLGSGGVELSGGEKRRVALARAFLADAPVLLCDEATSGLDPESEAALQQAFERLCQGRTVLVIAHRLGTVRRADQIAVLENGRIIEAGNHKELLVQQGAYAALLSAARGISV